A part of Ziziphus jujuba cultivar Dongzao chromosome 8, ASM3175591v1 genomic DNA contains:
- the LOC107413734 gene encoding mediator of RNA polymerase II transcription subunit 22b has translation MNKGGGGGAGSGAVAGGGSGPTAAAAAAAAQKQKGLLQRVETDIANIVDNFTQLVNVSRVNEPAVRNSQEVFMMEMRAARMVQAADSLLKLVSELKQTAIFSGFASLNDHVDQKNAEFNHQTESTDQMLARIGDEAAASLKLLESHYYSSPQKNNAHLDTFF, from the exons ATGAATAAAGGTGGTGGTGGAGGTGCAGGATCGGGTGCAGTAGCAGGTGGAGGAAGTGGGccaacagcagcagcagcagcagcggCTGCTCAGAAGCAGAAGGGTTTACTGCAGAGAGTGGAGACTGACATTGCCAACATCGTGGACAATTTTACCCAGCTTGTCAATGTCTCCAGG GTGAATGAGCCGGCTGTCAGAAATTCACAAGAAGTTTTCATGATGGAAATGCGCGCTGCCAGAATG GTTCAGGCTGCTGATTCCTTgctcaaattggtatcagaacTCAAGCAGACTGCAATCTTCTCTGGGTTTGCATCTCTCAATGACCATGTTGACCAAAAGAACGCCGAGTTTAACCACCAAACAGAGAGTACAGACCAAATGTTAGCCCGCATTGGAGATGAGGCAGCTGCTAGCCTCAAATTACTTGAATCCCATTATTATTCTTCCCCACAAAAAAACAATGCGCATTTAGACACTTTCTTCTAA